A stretch of DNA from Danio rerio strain Tuebingen ecotype United States chromosome 10, GRCz12tu, whole genome shotgun sequence:
tttcttctgtcaatttatgttttgagattttactgcaaatgtcacatccataacgctaaAATTGCTCATATTTgatttcaaaactttttaaaagataaattcaTTAAACAAAGCACTAATAACACTGCCAATGTTAACCTCTGTGTATCTCATCCTTTTCTACAGGTACTAGATCTCATCCTTCTCTGTTTATGACcaatgatggatggacggatggatggatggatatacagataGACACTTCCAGGTAAAGTAAAGATTAAAGAGTTACATGGAGgtacagatgaatggatggatgaaattacTGAGCATTGTCGAATATCAACAACAAAATAGTTTAATGCGATGCTTGACCTGCAGGATgaaatttattttgtataaagcACTTGATAGTTTCTGTCCTCTGCTGTCCTGCTGACTGAAGCTCAGAGGTCGAGCGCTCAAGCAAACGGTGTCACTGAACCTCCTCTGGCCTGTAAAGGAAGCTCTTCCCTCAAAAAGATGCATTGCTTTTTCCTCTCAGCTCTTCTTTCTCAGTCTGCTCTCATTTACACTCGCGGTGTTGCCATTCGTCTTACTGAGCCACTGAATTCAGCAGCTTTAATTAAAGCACACTAGACGATTCGAGCGTGACGTTAAGGAATAAGCATGCCTCCGTGTCATTATTTACAGGCAGATTGAAATCATATGTTACAAGCATTTTGGTCTTTCATTTGCAAGGATTTCACGGATGCGAAGGAACACTGGGCTTCTTTTTTGCTGTTATGCAACTGTATTTTTTCATCTGACCCAACCCTCTCAGAGGAAAATACAATATCAAACTTCAAGAAGACCAGTTTTCATTGCAACGTCTCCGAATGCAAAAGCACATCAGACGAACAGATCTCATTGGTTTCTCTGGAGACTCGTATCAAATtgatcatttcatattttacatCTGCAAAACAGTATTCTGCATTCAGCTGCTGGACTCTCACAAACATCACTGGCTGTTAATGTGAGCTGAGAGAAagacactgccccctagtgtcaGACCATTAAAGTTAGCATTAAAAAGGGGGTAAGGAAAATCTTCATAtcagattaaacataaaaaataagtatcAATCTATCTATAAAATATAAGTGTGCTGTACattacactttcagaaataaaggtacaaagctgtcactgtggtggtacctttttaaaaggtactaaTATTGTATAGACCTTTTAGCTAATAATATGTTCTTTGGGCCCTTCATTGTATGTTCCTTGAATGTACAATATGGACcctttgggtactaatatgttcTTTTAAGGCATCATTATGAATCCCTTTTTGTACTAATAGGTGTGCCTTTTAAAGGGTACCACTCcaagtgacagcttttgtacctttatgctagggctgcatgatactggaaaaaaaaaagacattgcaatatttttattcacTGCGATATATCTTGCGATATAAATGCAATTATTGCAGAGGACTTTAATAGCTTGTAAAGAATCTATAATTTTAGATTgcttgggatgattctgtaggggagcatatcctcattaaatataaataaaaatgacaagatAAGTTACAAACAGATAAAAGATACAAATGAACAATGATTTATGATTTTCGGGAGCCAAACAGTATTTAgaagcagaaattaaataatcattgtataataataaaaataataacactgTATTGGGCGTTAcaggggcgcagtgggtagcacaatcacctcacagcaagaaggtcactgggtttgagcctcggctgggtcagttgacatttctgtgtggagtttgcatgttcttcctgtgttttcatgggtttcctctgggtgctctggtttcccccacagtccaaagacatgctgtctTGATGAattgaatgtgtatgtgtgtaaacccagtgttgggttgcagctggaaggccatcagcttggtaaaacatatgctggataagttggcggttcattccactgtggcgacccctgtttaataaagggactaagctaaaaagaaaatgaatgaatgaataacactgtattgttttaattgagtttttaataacATAATGTGCTTCTAATCTTTAAGctacaaatgtttaatttattatgcCCAAAATTGCTTACATTTTCTTCAAATGATTACAGTCAGGTAAAAATActtgcaaataataaactttcacatttttttatgatGTTTCAGATGTTAAAATCTGAAATTAATACTCTATCAACTATAATCTCAACTACATTGCAGATCTCTGCGATGTGACTGTTGCAGactcacacattgcgatatcgatgctggaACAATATATTGCGCAGCCCTACTTTACACATATTTTTGTAAAATCTTTGTCCACTGGTGCTAAAAATTCTCTCTGGACAGATGGATTACACTTTTTATATAACAATGGACCAATCATAgatagattagatttttttttaaatgctcgtATTCAAATTGGgtacttattatatttttttataatattatattattataatatttaattactacATAACAACATATACTATGAGGTTGTTAAATATTTGATTCTGAAATTATGAAACACatcaattttatttatgtttctgtCAATAATGTAGCCTTCAAATGCTGTTTCATACAATGGTAacctttaaataatatttgacaaatatTGACTTGATGTCCCTCTGAGATTGAAGGTTGTTTTTGAGTTGGGTCagaagtaatctaaaagtagtcagaATACATTACCCAAAATGAGcaatctatatttattttactagTTATATTTTTCATCATAGATTTATATATGGTTAGATTGACAAATGAACTGACAGTCATACTGATCACACAGACAGACGGACTGATggactgattgattggttgattgattgattgattgattgaaggcAACATCTGATCAAGCACAGGACattaacatgacgtcagattgtcattgtaccccaacgtcgtgggacgttgcattttgatggtaaatgaaaattgggttgatatCAGAAACCAAAGTCAGGCCGACGTCAAAGTGCAACGTCGGACAGttattgcattttggttacttttcaacgcaacctaaaaataacaaaacatcaacgtctaatgatgttacagcttgagtggatgttaccaatatgaTGTTTCTCAGATGTCAAACAGATTCTGGTTGCCTtatctgacgaataaatgtcagtatttaacgtcaatatgatgtcagtttaagatgttggctcgacattggattttggtcacttcccAACACCATCTAAAATCAACCACATATCAACATCATTTCACGACATTATtgaacgtcaaaataacattgtccttagatgctggtgaACTAAATTTAATctgatattaacgtcttatgatgttgtgtgtctacTGGGTTGCTGCACAGCTTTTTTAAGTACTTCACTTGACTTGATTTAAGTTGAGTCGACTCAAAAAGCTCTGCTGTGaggttgccttacatttttaagttaagTACAGTTCacttaaagtacatttttaagaGTCAACTTTTTTCATAAATGCAACATAAAAGTTCCTTAAGCAATGTTTACtcttttttgtttacattgatctgcaagtcattttataaaagcTTTGAACTATATCACATCCCCACCATAAATGGCCTCTATGGGGAAACAGCTGATTGTCTGTGAAtgacatgaacattatttagTAATGGATAGTTACtgcttttattgttttacagttgCTATCCGTTGATTCAATGAACACACATGCTTTGCAGTCAAGTTAATAATGAGTTCAATTAAAGCTCTCCAAACTGCAGCATTACTCAGCAAACCACACATCGGTCCGTTTCAGCAGGCGTCCGTCTTCGTGGAGAGAGTGACAGACAGCAGTGGATGACTGAGGCGCTGTGACATCTTCATTCTCAGGCAGGTCGGGATCCCAATCAGCTTCAAGCCGCAGGTCCCTTCGCACAGTTAATTAAATCAGTCTGCAAGAGAACGAGCCCCTCCAGTCCAAACCAACGCCAATGTCTGTACCGCCAACTGTAATTATTACTGTTCCATTACAGTCAAGCAGATTTCATGAACATTTCTCCAGCTAGCAATCAAAGATTTCCTGGAAGAGGCGTTCGAGTGGAAAAACATGATACGTGAAATGACAGGAgaggttttgttgttttttaccaaGGAAAGAGCCTGACGAATTCACTAAATCAGGGGGTTTCTTCTGTTGTCGACCCAAAGACCCCCATCCTGACTACCTGGTTAAGGATAggaaataagtaaaaatataattCTTGTTACAGCTTCATGATGCATTTCTTGAAGAACGGAACCTAAGTAGCTATATTGTGCAGATGCTAAAAACATTAGAATGTTATAATAAGTTAGTGCATAATAATGCATAGAAGtaaatctaattaaataatattgtgaATAATTATGCTTGTCATATTTACAACTTTAATATTATATCCACTCACTGGCCCCTTGATTAGGTTCACCTGTTCAACTAACAAGTTAACCATTTTCTCCAGGATTTCACAAAAAGAAGAATAATTGCCACTAAAATGAGTTTGTGGTGAGTATTTTGGGACTGAAAATGCATAAATCTGAAAATGGGTTACAAAGTTTAAGTTTTCGTAAATGGCGACATTATTGTGTCCTTGTAAACTctcaaaaatctttaaaatgatgACGTAGATTAGATTAAAGGCAAACATAAAACAGTGGCATGGTAGTGTTGAAGCTCAAATGTTTGCTAATGCTTTATCAACTAAGTGTGGATTTACTTCAAATCCAATTCAAACAATGGAGATTCATAATACACATGGCAAATTCTGCATATACACCTACGCCAAGTTGTCGAAGACTAGGCCCACACTGAATCTGTGCGTGCGagttccgcagatttttagcccaatattgagtctatttatttacttgtgttaatgtgtgtaaactgaatgtattcagtttttcaatttatttcagtaaaatgattaatttatataaaaaggttcatatgatttattatctaatacaatttgtaaagtaatattttttgtcttatgGTTGATATAATATATGAGAGATTTGCTTTATTTACCATTtgagtggatctaattggatttgcattataaacattaaataaaagttaaaaaatgtatttttttatttcatatattaagtttttagtaatGATACTcttgaaaaaaaattctgcataaatctgcagattttttacaaaactcTGCAAAAAAATTGCGAAAAATGTCTGcaaattctgtctggccctaccaaTGACATATCATTTACTTACAGGTATTTGTTTACTAACAAAGTGAAAGCTCTTTGGCATACATAACACAACAATTTTGGACATTTTCGGGAATGTGTAAACGTAGATCAATTTGACAATGTTGTGTAAAAGTTGTCTAAAAGCATTGTGAATATCTTgctaaatatctgcttttgtctCAACAGAAAATAAGAGTTGAATTACACTTAAATTCCTTGAGGATGAGCTATTCTTTTAACTCCGCATCCAGTCACAGAATTTAAATGTATGAACCTTCTAAAGGATAGCAAGGACAACAGCCgaataacatttatatatatatatatatatatatatatatatatatatatatatatatatatatatatatatatatatatatatatatatatatatatctcaaatggtggccaggtcactacatgatgctgatggaggaaaacatttcctgactcgctcctccaaaacaccccaaagtgacTCGATAATATTTAGTTCTTGTGATTGTGCAGACCATggaagatgttcaacttcacatTCAAGTTCATCAAGTTACCAGTCTTTCTGTGTGTATTGGTGgaattatcatcctgatacacggcACCACATTCAGGATGTTGGAActattgggtgcacatggtcctccagaatgatTCAGTGGGCCTGGGCagtattgggcctagggaatgTGTAAACGTGGATCATTTTGAGAATATTGTGTAggctttaaacttttttaaaatgcatgtgGATAACTTTTCAGGTTTTAGCTTGTAAACACCTAAAACACCACCTCATGATGACTTTCATAATTTTGTGATGCTAATTCAAGCAAGcccaaatcatctcaaactggtttcttgaacccGACAATGAGTTTACTAAACTCCAATAGCCTCACATTCAACAGATCTCAATCTGATAGAGCACTTTTAGGATGTGCTGGAAATGGAGATTTAAagcacaaagaattaaggcattTCTGAATGCAAAAAGAGTCCATCacagtactagtaagatgtacctaaattggccagtgagtgtatatttacagACAGAGTTCAAGTAATTGACTATTAATTACTTAGCAAGATTGAGAAATAATAGCGCCATATTACATTCGCTTCCCCTTCAATCTGAAATTGTCATAAATTGAGAACATGGCATCTGAATTTTCAGCTAGATCAGAGGGAGAGTGTGTGGCCTGTGTTTCACTCGTGTCAGGACTGTAGAAGAAGTCCTGCTCGGCTAGGTGATTTGCCCCATCGTGAGCTCTCTGATTAGCCATCATGAGCTCCTCTGGTTCATCGTACACACCACTGACATCCCACTCAGCGTCGTCCTGGACATCCTGTGGATCTGCATAAATGGCTTCTTCACTGGTGGTCTGCAATGCGTCATTAATTGCTAATTGCTGGATGGAGTCACCCAAAAAATCGATGCAATCTTCAGATATCTCTGTCTCTTCATAGCCATCCCAAGAAATTGGTAAATCAGGCAAAACATCGGGGTCGCTTTTAAAAGCATCTGTTAGAAACGCAGACTGCTGGAGAGCTGTTCTCAAGTTTTGCCAGTGCATTTGAGAGTTGGTCGGGGAAGTGGTTTTTTGCTGAGTTTTTGACACTCTGGCGTAGACTGGTTCCTGATTCTCAGGGTTGAAGTTGTCGCTTATCTCTTGACTTTCGATCTGTGGCTCTATTGAGTTCAAAGAAAAGCTCCTTCTAGCTGGGTTGAGCATTTTTGATGGTTTCTGCGTCTTGCCCTCAAGTAAAAAGTCATACGGTTGACTTCCTATGGTGTCGTTGTATGTTCCAGCCGTGGTTTCTTGAGCTCTAGTTTGTTCTGCTTGGTCAAGGCTGATAGGTTTCGTTTCGGATGGTCTGGGTAGATTCTGGATGGCTGCACTGACAGCATTGAACAGTCTTTCACCCTGATGGGTTGCAAACTCGAAATTCCCTTCTCCGGACTCACATCTGCGGCCAGCCTCAAAGGAGAAAGACAGCTGAGGGAAAGAAAAGAGAAGTAAAAGTTATGAAATCTATTTTCAGACCTGAGATGTTTGTCCACAATCGTTTAAGCGATGATAAAAGACAGGCTGTTTATTTCCCACGAgtaaaagcatgcaaattaaattCACTATGTTTAGGAAATCTCACATCTGCACAATGTCAAAATTAATCCTCTTTTGAAATTAAAAAGGGAGATAGATTGCATAATTACATAAGTCggtgaaaatattgtttttaaaaaaggtttcatTTAATAgtgtaactaaataaaaagaaaatttgtCACACCTTAATTGcacaaaaatatacagttgaagtcagaattattagccccctttgaattttcttttttaaatattttctaaattatgtttaacagagcaaggaaattttcacagtatgtctgataatattttttcttctggcaaaagtcttatttgttttatttcggctagagtaaaaagcagtttttaatttttttaaatccattttaaggacaaaattataagcttgtttaagctatttttttcgatagtctataaccattgttatacaataacttcactaattaccctaacctacatagttaacctagttaagcttttaaatgtcaatttaagctgtatagatgtgtctaaAAAAAtgtctagttaaatattatttactgtcatcatggcaaagataaaagaaatcagttattagaaatgagttattaaaactattatgtttagaaatgtgttgaacaaatcttctttctgttaagcagaaattggggaaaaaataaacagggggactaataaatcaggggagcttgtaattctaacttcaactgtatatccaaaGTACAATAAtgcttaatatattaatttaaatatgctGCTTGTCTTTTTAAGAAACTTTTTCTAGTGTTTCTACAAGTTATGTAACCATGATTCATATTTCATAAAACAGCTGCTGCCTATTCTTGTGGAaactcaatctttttttttttttttttgattaaaaagAACAGGTTTCTTTGAAAATCTCTAATTCACCCTTGCTTAATTAAAGAATaactttttaatgtaatgtttatttaattttcttttgtgaaactatatattactatatattactatatatactatatacctCAAttttatctgcttgttaagtcgtgacgtatgaaatactgtttccaggtccaagctgcttttttttttttaattgagaaaatattcatttatcatc
This window harbors:
- the dok2l gene encoding docking protein 1 → MEEDIRRKGMLYFHQQRFGKRWRKVWCVLVAEGRRSVARLELYEHKHSSFKQGTNKRKPDYKQVIRLRECIRISNCDMADCPKDCAAFLLETSDKLYVFAGLQSEVKDWISSLCQQAFRDVEAEQRSQRERCVCSEAPGTSHVREMQDNSLYDTAENVRDVLVIAVSTEAAVRCGLYGEYVLTPLQDCIVLKDLKSKQVLFKWPYCYVRKFGQDTLSFSFEAGRRCESGEGNFEFATHQGERLFNAVSAAIQNLPRPSETKPISLDQAEQTRAQETTAGTYNDTIGSQPYDFLLEGKTQKPSKMLNPARRSFSLNSIEPQIESQEISDNFNPENQEPVYARVSKTQQKTTSPTNSQMHWQNLRTALQQSAFLTDAFKSDPDVLPDLPISWDGYEETEISEDCIDFLGDSIQQLAINDALQTTSEEAIYADPQDVQDDAEWDVSGVYDEPEELMMANQRAHDGANHLAEQDFFYSPDTSETQATHSPSDLAENSDAMFSIYDNFRLKGKRM